In the genome of Ctenopharyngodon idella isolate HZGC_01 chromosome 16, HZGC01, whole genome shotgun sequence, the window aaagtaaatcccaCACCATTTTTGTTTCAGGTTCAGTAACATGTTGTGCTTGAGTATATCATGttaactgatgatgatgatgatgatgatgatatatgtttctgtgtgtgtttgtagattCTGAGGAACTTCAGACTGACAGTTTCATCCAGAGAAGAGCTGAACACTAAATACACACTCATACTGCAGCCCGAGTCTCCGCCCAGAATCACCTTCACCACACTCTCACATTAACAACCAATCaatccatcaatcaatcaatcactgCAGTCTGAGATCGACCGACACCATCAGCAGCACCTTCATCTGCGAGCATGAATAAGTAAAAAACACTCAAATTTAACTTCAAATGTACTTCAGGATATTAAATTATGTATGTTTAAAATATGCTTTCAGTGCATTATTACAGTGATCATTTTGAGCATACTgtttaaaagataaaatatatttgttacaaAGTTCAAATAAGTACACAGAAATTTAACTGTAAGTATTTTtctgaaatatgtttttagaaatTATACTTAAAGTGTGTTACAAATTTTATCGTGAAAATGGGTGAAAgcatataatttttatatatttaaagatggTACAATTCTTTGTTAGTAAAAATGCAATGCactattaaaaaaggaaatatatttgaaatgcaGTATCCCTCTGAATCAACGCCTTGATCTAGAGGAGATGAACATTTAATACGAGTGTTTGTTCTGGATCATTTGGAGAATCAATACATGATGTCAAGATTCTTCTGCTGTTAAAGTGCTGTGATTCTGactaaataaacatgttttgaagagcgatcgtgtgtgtgtgtgtgtgtgtgagtccatCCCTCCGTGTTCAGATGAATCAAACTTTGACCTTGACTCGTGAGTCATATTCGTCAGTCTGAGTCCTTTAGGTGGCGCTGCAGACGATCGGCGTATCTTCAGACGTCTTGAGCTCCAGCTGGAGACTCCTTCAACACCGAGACACCGAGCTCAGGTAGGAGATGTCCGTCCGTCTTATTCTGATCTTCGTGTGTGTTTATGTTGATCTCAGACTCTGAAACCTTGGAAAAACTTCTTACATAATTGTTTCTTTCCTGGCCAAAGTTCATCTTTTGTTTCAGTGTCCATGAGTCATAAGAATAGATCTGATGCTCGTCCAGATCTCAGTCTGATATAATTAAGTCATTTTTAGCTGATCATTTTGTCAGGAACAGCAGAAGTAAAACCAcattattgtctgtttttgcacaagtttgtttttgttccagTGAATCCGAGCAGCTCCAGTGTTTCTGTTTCTGAACAAAGGTTTATTTGTCCTCTAGCTACTGATTTACTACCTGCGATAGTCACTGCAAACACTGTGACTTTATTACTGTCACTCTGTACTGATACACCACTGATAAGAGCAAACAACATTCTGAGATGATCTCTCTGAAACTTGTGTGACTTTATCCTGAGGAACACAGAAGCAGATGTTTAGCTGGATGTTCATGCTGTTTGACAGCTCTAAAATAGCCTTTTGTTGCTGGTGTGAGAGTGGTTCAGTGGCTGctcagaggtcaaaggtcataaTCAACTCACTATAGTGATTCAAGCTTTGGCCGTAAATATGAACATATGACGATGTTCACACAAGtctgttttctttaaaacacttttatcaTTAATGTCACAGCTGTGAACTGTGATTTACTACTAACTACTGCTAGTCAGAAGCAGGTGGTTTTGGAgggatgttttcattcaaaaGAGCGTTTGATTGGataaaagaacaagaaaaataGCATGTTTTAACTAGTAAGCATAAAAACACTGTGAAAAATGATGTTCTTACTCAGATATTTCCCagtacaaatatataaacattcttaaatcgaaatacatttgcataagaCATTAAGTAATTTTCTGAAAAGAGTATCAAAATTGAGTTTGTGCTTAATACgagaacaaatatctgctaatggagtcagaaaaataatcttgttttccctttgaattaaatttattagCAGATATTTGTGTctgaatttattaatataaaaataaaattgatcacactaattcatttgaattttaattacatttattcactttaaaaaatgatcaaatttttcaaaaaaaattttttgcagtgaataaatgtaattaaagttaaaataaatttattttatattagctaattttgtttttatataaaataattcagACAAAAATTTGAAAAAGTATAATAACTAAAggatcagtgtcacatgatgcttcagaaatcattctaatatgatgatttgctgctcaagaaacatttctgattattatcagtgttgaaaacttCAGATTTCTGTGggtaaaaaagattttaaataaaagttcatTATTATCAACATTCATGATCctcaagaatcctgaaaataaaaatgtatcacagtgtTGCAAATGTcataaattatgaaacaaactcagtttcatcagtaaagCAGACGACAGAGTCATTATTCAGAGTCTCATCTAATCTCGTTTATATCTGAATCCCTCagattttgttaatattgtgAGAGACAAACTGAAGCACAGATGCTTGGCTCAGCAGATTGTCTCTGTTTTTAGTGTTAAATGAGGTTCATTCATCTTTCGGCCTGGATATCTTTAGTAAGGACAAAGTCTGGATGGTCATTTTTAGAATCGGGATTGAAGTGTAAACACACACCGACCTGAACACGACTGAATAAAGCGCGCGCGAGAGAGAGGCGGTCAGTGTGTGCGGTGGTCAGCGGCGGTCAGGATGGGTGGTGAGTAACTTCTGCTGATCTGAAGCTAGACATGATGAAGATTCTCTCTGACTGTCACAGAGATCTCATCTAAACTATACAAGTGTTTCATGGAAGAAACGTGATGATGATGCAGGCAAATCTATGTTACCAGACAATGCATGTCATTTTGATtcttaaattgtttaaatattactgCAGGGCGGAAACAGACATTATattaattagtgctgtcaaattgattaatcgtgattaatctcatctaacataaaagtttgtaaatgtataatatatatgcatgtgtgtgtgtgtgtgtgtgtctatcaGCTCAGCTGTAGGTAATCACAGTGCTGATATACAGTCATATCGCACAGctatgagtgtgatattgcgtttatacaacagttcgaaggcacgagtgtgtaaataaatgagAAACAACAACAGAGTCTCTTTAAAAAACCTGTTAATATTTTATCCATAATATaaatccgtttgaatgtccgctgaggaaagtgatatctttgtatttgtcctaaGGGAATTTTCCACTACATTACAGCGCTAAAACAACATCATTTGCTAAAGttcctttcaatttaaaagtctcttgcgactgacaaatggcgtattaatgtaactttcactcaatccatatcACGaactaatggaccctttctcaattaccaaatacaacatatttatataaaataatatttattgaacaacaatattttaatgaacaacaatagccattataaatgacagtAGGAAATAATCAgaattgtacaattcagtcaaacgtacaggTTGTCAAGTGTGCCGTGGATATAATTAtcaaatgccaaaaaaaaaaaaaaaaaatagaattaaaataaatgctacaCAGTTAAGAATATATATGTTACGCCTGTATGtgggttttacaaatatttaacgaatgaaaaggattttaaagagcttgtgacaaaacctcgtaactccattggatcctcaaactgtcagtcaaacctcataaatCCGCCCACCTCTATCATGAATGAAATGATagatctctgcttgtttgcaatgcaaaggtaaataaagatttgatgtttgaaaaaaaaaaaaaaaaaaaaaaaagtacagcgttttctttgctcaagaaacactatgtCTATcaaggctaatgttttatgtatttgaagagCGGAGAAGAGTCTTCGTCTGATATTTCCCTGTCTAGTTGGAGCCAGTATGATATGCTATAgaggatgtaagttaaatatagccttgaTATTATCAAATTTAACACAGCACAATTCGActtgctcaggaacaagtaatagattaataagaccaaagattgcccgttttatgtacccaaaatgaagtATATCTCATGACACAGCGTATATCTCATGACACAGCGGCAAATCCCcaaagcactggccgagatgaagctgttctcggtggGTAATCGAGCACTAAACGGCCGCTGACGGCGGAGCTCACATCTCCAcaaacgtctaaacaaattgtaaaattggCGCTacgattaaatatgagtcacatatttcaggtctaaacaactacattctcacctaaaaaactcttaaaactacagttcgtggtacaacaagtgtagtattcgCAAAAATGAAGGTAAGAGTGCTGTTATTACTAAAATTATTGCACGGCTCtgagccaatcagattcgagaaccagagagaactgttgtataaatatacactcacacacacacacacacacacatactctctctctctctgtctgtctctgttttGTGACCTTGCTGATGTTCTTTAGTCTTTCTCTCCATCAGATGTCAGAAGTGTTTCTCACTTTAGTGTTTTGTCACTGTCAAaattctttctctcttctgtctgttctgttgttttctttttcatttgttcATCCTTGACAAACACTCTCACGAACATCTACATCCAGTGAAGTCATGAAGAGAAATCACATCCAGATAAATCAGTAGATTGtgaatatttagtaatattgatctgactgcactgacactatcagatgagaacttgaactgaattgatctgaataatgactctattatccttttagagctgctttactcCTGAAtctgaatttgtctcatatttgatgaagtttgcatcgattctgttattttcctgtttatcactgtgaagTTGCTTTGAAATGATCAGTACTGTATAAAGTgctgtagaaataaagctgacttgacttgaatgATTTTATTCTGAGAGACAAGATGGAGGAAATCACTGAGACAACCATCAATTAATATTAGTATTCCAGagagattttaaattcaattcaattcaattgaaagcatttgtctttcttttaattgtttaattaattggCAAGTAATTTGCCACTTTTGCGGTTCTATTTAGGGCCAAATTTTGTGGCCTGATGATTTTGTGGCATAAAATGCCCTGTGAACTCAGCTAGACTAAAGCCCCCTGATGCTGAAATCTCGATGTGTAGCTAGTGCTGCTCCAGGACTTCTCCTCCTCTCGACCTGGCCTTCTTCTGGAACACCATGACTCTGGTTTTATCCAGGTTTACTGTCAGTGTTCATTCCTCACAGTATTGTTCCAGTGATAGACAGCAGAACCTCTGAacagtctctctgtctgtctctcagccCGTATCAGGCGTTACTCTGACGTCATGGCTCTGCCGGACTCATTCATTCAGAAGCAGCAGCTGGACGCCTCGATGGCTGACACGTTCCTGGAGCATCTGTGTCTGCTGGACATCGACCAGGAGCCAATCACAGCGCGCAACACCAGCATCATCTGCACCATCGGTCAGTCACTGCAGCGACTGTAATCAGCATCATATGCAGtacatttaatgtcatttagattataaatgtattcatatattttaatattttcaatcaacatattgtattttatataataaaataatattttatatttaacaaCAATAATGTAGCTCACAGTGCTTTTCAAGTGAAAGTCTGTCATGTGACTGTTTCAGGCCCCGCCTCCCGCTCTGTCACCAAACTCCAGGAGATGGTGAAGGCCGGAATGAACATCGCCAGACTCAACTTCTCTCACGGCTCTCATgaggtcagtgtgtgtgtgtgagtgtgtgtgatcagtgttcagaagatgtgtgtgtgtgcatgtcttTCTATGACACACGTTCAGCGTCTCACACGTCTCTCTTAGTATCACAGAGAGACGATCCGTAACATCCGTGAGGCCGTGGAGACGCTGACCTCTGACCCGCTGTACTACAGGCCTGTGGCCATCGCGCTGGACACTAAAGGACCGGAGATTCGCACCGGGCTGGTTAAAGGGGTACAACTTACTctctgacagagtgtgtgtgtgtgtgtgtgatcagtgttcagattgtgtgtgtgtgtgtgatcagtgttcagacggtgtgtgtgtgtgatcagtgttcagattgtgtgtgtgtgatcagtgttcagattgtgtgtgtgtgtgtgtgtgtgtgtgtgtaattagtgttcagatggtgtgtgtgtgtgtgttcagtgttcagattgtgtgtgtgatcagtgctcagaaggtgtgtgtgtgtgtgcgcgtgtgtgtgtgacagtgtgTGGACGCTGAGGTGACGCTGCAGCGCGGAGCGTCGGTTCGGGTTGTGACCGCAGAGACGGAGCGTGATAAGACAGACGGGTCGGTTATCTGGTTGGATTATCCCAGCCTAACCCACGTACTCAAGAAAGGAAGCAGAATATTCATTGATGACGGGCTCCTCGCTCTCAAAGTCGTGGAGATCGGTAACAAACACCAGCTCATATTTACACGACAAATACAGTGAGCTTTGAGAAGTTACATTGtgagattattttcatgacagtgAAGCAAATGAACCAGTTGTTGTCAGAGTCAGTCTTTTCGCCCTGATGCCTGAAGCATTTCTCATCTCAGGTGACACGTGGGTGGAGACTCTTGTGGAGAACGGTGGGATTCTGGGAAGTCGCAAAGGCGTGAATCTGCCGGGAGCGGAGCTGGTGAACCTGCCGGCGGTGAGCGAGCGCGACTGGTCTGACCTGCTGTTCGGCGTGGAGCAGGACGTGGACATGGTCTTCGCCTCTTTCATCCGCTCAGGCCGACGACGTGAAGGCTGTGAGGGCAGCACTCGGAGACAGAGGACGAAACATCAAAGTCATCAGCAAAGTGGAGAGCAGACAGGGCGTTCAGaagtgagacacacacacacacacaccactcacACTCAGCTCGCTCCTGCTCTGTCGTCTCACATCTCCTCATTTCTCTCCGCAGTTTCGAGGAGATCCTGAAGGAGAGCGATGGCATCATGGTGGCCCGCGGTGACCTGGGCATCGAGATCCCGGCCGAGAAAGTCTTCATCGCACAGAAGATGATGATCGGACGCTGTAATTCTGCAGGGAAACCGGTGATCTGCGCCACACAGGTGCGTCCTGAACAATTCAACTAATTGACAAAGACAATGTTCAGAGCTCCTCAAAATATTTCTGGCATTTGTGTTTAGTGGAGAAACAGAAATGATGAGAATGAACACACACATTTGACttgactgagtgtgtgtgtgtgttcagatgtTGGAGAGTATGGTGCACCATGCGCGACCCACTCGCGCAGAGAGCAGCGACGTGGCTAATGCGGTTCTGGACGGAGCCGATTGCGTCATGCTGTCTGGAGAAACGGCCAAAGGAAACTTCCCTGTTGAAGCTGTTGCCATGATGCACTCGGTGCGTGACCTCTGACCCTTCACTGGACGCCACTTTAACTTCACGTCACCCGCTGTCtcactgtctgtgtgtgtgtgtgtgtgtgtttcagatctGCCGTGAGGCCGAGGCGGCCATCTTTCATCAGCAGTTGTTTGAAGAGCTGCGTCGTTTGACCCCTCTGAGCTCTGACCCCACAGAGGTCACGGCCATCGGAGCCGTCGAGTCGTCCTTCAAATGCTGCGCTGGAGCCATCATCATCCTCACCACCTCCGGCAGGTACACAAATACTGTAATCTGACCCTCAGTGAACACTAATGCagttttaccatttaaaattgttttatttactgtttttttacacagtttttAGGAGGTTTTTGTTAGGTGTTATAgatgtagcaaattagctcaaagggctcaaattaatcataacttgttataattaattatgaatatttggatcagttaattgGGTTAACTTGATGTAGCCAAATTCATATTACAATCAATCAGAAAACTCAgtattgaatatttattaattctaagaaagaATTCATGgcaacagaaaaataattctttcttagcATGTACAACGCTTAAAGCGTGTAAGATCAGGAATCATTTAAGTGACATTAATCTGCAGGCAGAATCAGAATCGGGGAACTTATTGagcacaatgttttattaactaaatcacgaacacaactaatttaaacaaacacacacacacacacacaa includes:
- the pklr gene encoding LOW QUALITY PROTEIN: pyruvate kinase PKLR (The sequence of the model RefSeq protein was modified relative to this genomic sequence to represent the inferred CDS: deleted 1 base in 1 codon), with the translated sequence MGARIRRYSDVMALPDSFIQKQQLDASMADTFLEHLCLLDIDQEPITARNTSIICTIGPASRSVTKLQEMVKAGMNIARLNFSHGSHEYHRETIRNIREAVETLTSDPLYYRPVAIALDTKGPEIRTGLVKGCVDAEVTLQRGASVRVVTAETERDKTDGSVIWLDYPSLTHVLKKGSRIFIDDGLLALKVVEIGDTWVETLVENGGILGSRKGVNLPGAELVNLPAVSERDWSDLLFGVEQDVDMVFASFIRQADDVKAVRAALGDRGRNIKVISKVESRQGVQNFEEILKESDGIMVARGDLGIEIPAEKVFIAQKMMIGRCNSAGKPVICATQMLESMVHHARPTRAESSDVANAVLDGADCVMLSGETAKGNFPVEAVAMMHSICREAEAAIFHQQLFEELRRLTPLSSDPTEVTAIGAVESSFKCCAGAIIILTTSGRSAHLLSRYRPRCPIIAVTRNVQVARQSQLLRGVFPALFRTPPSEVWADDVDNRVMFAMDIGKARGFFSSGDMVIVVTGWSPGSGHTNIMRAVTAP